A genomic region of Jeotgalibaca ciconiae contains the following coding sequences:
- a CDS encoding ABC transporter ATP-binding protein, protein MSVIEVKHVTKDYGQGRGIFDVSFEIKKGEVFGFLGPNGAGKTTTIRHLMGFIQPDEGELYINGKDTWKSTALIKHDVGYLPGELAFPDYMTGDQFIEFMAEERHISDMSRTEELKKLFELDTSEEIKEMSLGDKRKLAVVTAFMHNPNVLILDEPTSGLDPVMQERFIEFILNEKADGKTILLSSHIFSEVDATCDRIAIIKDGMVVSMIEADQLKRNTHKAFKIEFSSFEDYEKFLGKTAFAIPVKRPNQNQVKMNLTDEKMQQLFTELSEVNVNFISEIKFTLEDYFMDFYDRKKSVSDGEENLQYGIY, encoded by the coding sequence ATGTCAGTAATCGAAGTAAAACATGTTACAAAAGATTATGGCCAGGGTCGAGGTATCTTTGATGTTTCTTTTGAAATTAAGAAAGGTGAAGTCTTTGGATTCTTAGGACCAAATGGGGCAGGAAAGACAACAACTATTCGTCATTTAATGGGTTTCATTCAACCAGATGAAGGCGAATTGTATATTAACGGAAAAGATACTTGGAAATCAACTGCACTGATCAAACATGATGTCGGCTATTTACCAGGGGAACTTGCCTTCCCAGATTATATGACTGGTGATCAATTCATTGAGTTTATGGCAGAAGAACGCCATATTTCTGATATGTCACGAACAGAGGAATTAAAAAAGCTTTTTGAATTAGATACATCAGAAGAGATAAAAGAAATGAGTTTAGGAGATAAAAGAAAACTAGCTGTCGTTACGGCTTTTATGCATAATCCAAACGTATTAATTTTGGATGAACCAACTTCAGGATTAGATCCAGTTATGCAAGAACGTTTTATTGAGTTTATATTGAATGAAAAGGCAGATGGAAAGACTATTCTGTTATCCAGTCATATTTTTAGTGAAGTTGATGCCACGTGTGATCGGATTGCGATTATTAAAGATGGTATGGTTGTTTCAATGATTGAAGCTGATCAACTGAAAAGAAATACGCATAAGGCCTTCAAAATAGAATTTTCAAGCTTTGAAGATTATGAAAAGTTTTTAGGAAAGACAGCATTTGCAATTCCAGTTAAACGACCAAACCAAAACCAAGTAAAAATGAATTTGACGGATGAAAAAATGCAACAATTATTTACAGAATTGAGTGAAGTGAATGTAAACTTTATTTCTGAAATTAAATTTACACTCGAAGATTATTTCATGGATTTCTATGATCGTAAGAAGTCAGTTTCTGACGGGGAGGAGAACTTACAATATGGTATATATTGA
- a CDS encoding fructose bisphosphate aldolase: MNQEQLKVIQNREGFIAALDQSGGSTPKALKLYGVEEDAYSTEEEMFDLVHQMRTRIITSPSFDSKQILGAILFEQTMESKIQDLYSSEFLWEKKEIVPFLKVDKGLAELSNGVQLMKPIPGLAELLAKAKERQVFGTKMRSVIKELNPEGIRAVVEQQFEVARQILDAGLVPIIEPEVDIYSEKKDEVETILKEELLRNLDTLHEDDHVMLKLTIPTVANTYKETIDHPNVLRVVALSGGYSRDEANEKLKENDGLIASFSRALSQDLNVNQTDEEFNAALKDAIDSIFDASVNKKA; the protein is encoded by the coding sequence ATGAATCAAGAACAGTTAAAAGTCATTCAGAATAGAGAAGGGTTTATTGCAGCTTTGGATCAAAGTGGCGGCAGTACGCCCAAAGCTTTGAAACTTTATGGTGTTGAAGAAGACGCGTATTCAACAGAAGAAGAAATGTTTGACCTGGTCCATCAGATGCGTACTAGAATCATCACATCGCCTTCGTTTGACTCCAAGCAAATTCTAGGTGCCATTCTGTTTGAGCAAACGATGGAAAGCAAGATTCAAGACTTGTACAGCTCGGAGTTCTTGTGGGAAAAGAAGGAAATTGTTCCATTTCTTAAAGTCGACAAGGGACTGGCTGAACTTTCTAACGGTGTTCAATTGATGAAGCCTATCCCCGGTTTGGCGGAGCTTCTCGCTAAAGCGAAGGAACGACAAGTTTTCGGTACCAAGATGCGTTCGGTCATCAAGGAGCTGAACCCAGAAGGAATCCGGGCAGTTGTCGAGCAACAATTTGAAGTTGCCAGACAGATTCTGGATGCGGGGCTTGTGCCAATCATCGAACCTGAAGTCGACATCTATAGTGAGAAAAAAGATGAAGTGGAGACTATTCTGAAAGAAGAATTGCTGCGGAATCTGGATACCTTACACGAAGACGATCATGTTATGTTGAAGTTGACAATTCCTACTGTGGCTAATACTTATAAAGAAACCATTGACCATCCAAATGTTCTTCGGGTCGTGGCCCTTTCCGGCGGTTATTCAAGGGATGAGGCAAACGAAAAACTGAAAGAAAATGATGGTTTGATCGCCAGCTTCTCCCGTGCTCTCTCCCAAGACCTGAACGTCAACCAGACCGATGAGGAATTTAACGCCGCATTAAAGGATGCAATTGATAGCATTTTTGATGCTTCCGTAAATAAAAAAGCTTAG
- a CDS encoding IS110 family RNA-guided transposase — translation MFYLGIDIGKRTHAASIMSDTGKILLKGFSFKNTTEGGEQLLQQLNRFSIDPGNFSIVMEATGHYWLALFSFLDTNQYTVHVINPIQTDGWRKGTEIRKRKNDRIDSVLIADLIRYGSFGESALSDEPLLELKQLARYRSYLKGTASDFKRKIIAVIDQIFPEYETVFSKQGIFGKASKQVLYELSSPEAINALPTEKLAQFLSEKSRGRLRLEKAEKLKQAAANSFGITLAQDAYLFQLRSMLEQLMFLETQVEEVDQQIEQRMKQLDSVILTIPGISYTNGATILGEIGDISRFSTPKKLVAYAEIDASVTQSGEFEASRNVMSKRGSPYLRKALFSAALVASNHDPTLKAFYQKKISEGKHHFTAVGAVARKLCYIVHAILKNNEAYKIQ, via the coding sequence ATGTTTTATCTTGGTATTGATATTGGAAAACGTACACACGCTGCTTCTATTATGTCTGACACTGGAAAAATCTTGCTGAAAGGCTTTTCCTTTAAAAACACAACAGAAGGCGGTGAACAACTCCTCCAACAGCTTAATCGCTTTTCAATAGATCCTGGTAACTTTTCTATTGTTATGGAAGCCACAGGCCATTATTGGTTAGCCTTGTTTTCATTCCTTGATACGAATCAATATACAGTTCATGTCATTAATCCCATCCAAACCGATGGTTGGCGAAAAGGAACTGAAATTCGAAAACGAAAAAATGATCGAATTGATTCTGTTTTAATTGCTGATTTAATTCGTTATGGTTCCTTTGGTGAATCTGCTTTGAGTGATGAGCCCTTACTTGAATTAAAACAACTGGCACGTTATCGGTCTTATTTAAAAGGAACAGCTAGCGATTTTAAACGTAAAATTATTGCCGTCATTGATCAAATATTTCCTGAATACGAGACAGTATTTTCTAAACAAGGAATTTTTGGAAAAGCTTCCAAACAGGTCCTTTATGAACTATCCTCGCCTGAAGCGATTAATGCTCTTCCAACAGAAAAACTAGCCCAGTTTTTATCTGAAAAGAGCCGGGGCCGCTTACGATTAGAGAAAGCAGAAAAATTGAAACAAGCTGCCGCTAATTCCTTCGGAATAACTCTCGCTCAGGATGCTTATCTTTTTCAGCTTCGTTCTATGCTTGAACAATTAATGTTTTTAGAAACGCAAGTGGAAGAAGTGGACCAACAAATTGAACAACGAATGAAACAGTTAGATTCCGTTATTCTCACCATTCCTGGGATTAGCTATACAAATGGTGCCACAATTCTAGGCGAAATTGGCGATATCAGCCGCTTCAGTACACCTAAAAAACTTGTAGCTTATGCAGAAATTGATGCCTCTGTCACACAGTCTGGAGAGTTCGAAGCCTCCCGTAATGTCATGAGTAAACGAGGTTCGCCTTACTTGCGAAAAGCCTTATTCTCAGCTGCGCTAGTTGCGTCAAACCATGATCCGACTCTAAAAGCTTTTTATCAGAAAAAAATATCGGAAGGAAAACATCACTTTACTGCCGTTGGCGCAGTCGCTCGAAAGCTTTGTTATATCGTCCATGCGATTCTAAAGAACAATGAAGCTTACAAAATTCAATAA
- a CDS encoding TetR/AcrR family transcriptional regulator, with product MENLDLRIQKTYISLIEAFEKLLHEKEFEKISVQELCDEAMIRRPTFYKHFLDKYDFLTFFIKHKMNIIFDRAFQNLENEEDNFFILVFEQLLNQFDNLLYLIFSLQMNADIIVELESVQEYGQRMLRNHVNTGEDNSDITMMNEYKGQIIMGITIQSVHWYKNNQDKISREEIIELYKQTLEKLG from the coding sequence GTGGAAAATTTAGATTTAAGAATTCAAAAAACATATATATCACTTATCGAAGCTTTTGAGAAATTGTTACATGAAAAGGAATTTGAGAAAATTTCAGTGCAGGAATTATGCGATGAAGCGATGATCCGACGCCCAACTTTTTACAAACATTTTTTAGACAAATATGATTTTCTAACTTTTTTCATTAAGCATAAAATGAATATAATTTTTGATCGTGCGTTTCAAAATTTAGAGAATGAAGAAGATAACTTTTTTATTTTGGTTTTCGAACAACTACTAAACCAATTTGATAATTTGCTATATCTCATTTTCAGTCTTCAAATGAATGCGGACATTATTGTAGAGTTAGAAAGTGTTCAAGAGTATGGGCAGCGTATGTTAAGAAACCATGTAAACACAGGCGAGGATAATAGTGATATAACAATGATGAATGAATACAAAGGACAAATTATTATGGGGATCACGATTCAATCCGTCCATTGGTATAAAAATAATCAAGATAAAATTAGTCGTGAAGAAATTATTGAGCTATATAAACAAACTTTAGAAAAATTGGGGTGA